In Paucidesulfovibrio longus DSM 6739, a genomic segment contains:
- the tyrS gene encoding tyrosine--tRNA ligase, whose translation MNIFDELKWRGLVNQVSDEEGVREYLSEPGRVMYCGFDPTAESLHIGNLVPLLCLVRMKRAGHKPIFLLGGATGRIGDPSGKDKERDMSDETVLDMRAAKIEAQVRAFVQRNSDGDADVANNYDWTKNMSALGLLRDIGKHFTINWMLQKESVKNRIVREETGISYTEFSYMVLQGMDFWWLYKNRDCRLQIGGGDQWGNITAGCELIRRKEQGSGYALTFPLITTASGKKFGKSEGNAIWLNAEMTSPYAFYQFWLNTEDADVVNFLKYFTFLDQEQIAEIAESVEKEPHLRLGQKRLAEEVTRMIHGQDELDKVQAATDVLFGGGDIARVDAATLKQALGAAPAITCARGELPDVPQMLVDLGLAKSKGQARKDMQAGGVYVNQQRADADYAPSESDFIGGELLLLRKGKKNYGLVVLG comes from the coding sequence ATGAATATTTTCGATGAGTTGAAGTGGCGCGGTCTGGTCAACCAGGTTTCGGACGAGGAAGGGGTCCGCGAGTACCTCTCCGAGCCGGGTCGCGTGATGTATTGCGGTTTCGACCCCACGGCCGAGAGCCTGCACATCGGCAACCTGGTGCCGCTGCTCTGCCTCGTGCGCATGAAGCGCGCCGGCCACAAGCCCATCTTCCTGCTGGGCGGGGCCACGGGCCGCATCGGCGACCCCTCCGGCAAGGACAAGGAACGGGACATGTCCGACGAGACCGTGCTGGACATGCGCGCCGCCAAGATCGAGGCCCAGGTGCGGGCTTTTGTGCAGCGCAATTCGGACGGCGACGCGGACGTGGCCAACAACTACGACTGGACCAAGAACATGTCCGCGCTGGGCCTGCTGCGCGACATCGGCAAGCATTTCACCATCAACTGGATGCTCCAGAAGGAATCGGTCAAGAACCGCATCGTGCGGGAGGAAACCGGCATTTCCTATACCGAGTTCTCCTACATGGTGCTCCAGGGCATGGACTTCTGGTGGCTCTACAAGAACCGCGACTGCCGTCTTCAGATCGGCGGCGGCGACCAGTGGGGCAACATCACGGCGGGATGCGAACTGATCCGGCGCAAGGAGCAGGGCTCCGGCTACGCCCTGACCTTCCCGCTGATCACCACGGCCTCGGGCAAGAAGTTCGGCAAGAGCGAGGGCAACGCGATCTGGCTGAACGCCGAGATGACCAGCCCCTACGCCTTCTATCAGTTCTGGCTGAATACCGAGGACGCGGACGTGGTCAACTTCCTCAAGTACTTTACGTTCCTGGACCAGGAGCAGATCGCGGAGATCGCGGAAAGCGTGGAGAAGGAGCCGCACCTGCGCCTGGGGCAGAAGCGGCTGGCCGAGGAGGTCACCCGCATGATCCACGGCCAGGACGAGCTGGACAAGGTCCAGGCGGCCACGGATGTGCTCTTCGGCGGCGGGGACATCGCCCGCGTGGATGCCGCCACGTTGAAGCAGGCCCTGGGCGCGGCTCCGGCCATCACCTGCGCGCGCGGCGAACTGCCCGACGTGCCGCAGATGCTCGTGGACCTCGGACTGGCCAAGTCCAAGGGACAGGCCCGCAAGGACATGCAGGCGGGCGGGGTCTACGTGAACCAGCAGCGCGCGGACGCCGACTATGCGCCGAGCGAATCGGATTTCATCGGCGGCGAGTTGCTGCTCCTGCGCAAAGGCAAGAAGAATTACGGGCTGGTAGTGCTCGGCTGA
- the rny gene encoding ribonuclease Y has product MFEALFVLAGLVAGGGTGYLLHRHISAKKVGDANDLAKRIVEEARKEADALKKELRLQAQDEIYSQKKEQEQEFKNRESELKKQETRLQEKEERLESKLEKVAGKESEVNQMEKRLIKLEKELEDRREDLDRLWDEHDQKLQEISGLTKEEAREQLMTEIESRTRHEAGKMVRAIEMEAKETADKKAKEILSLALQRYAGEYAGEHTVTAVTLPSEDMKGRIIGREGRNIRALEAATGVDLIIDDTPETVVLSAFSPLRREVAKLALERLIHDGRIHPARIEDIVKKVEQELEVKLREIGEQATFDVGVHGIHPDLIKLLGQLQYRTSFSQNVLHHSLEVAFLCGIMAAELGLDEKQAKRAGLLHDIGKAVDHEIEGPHATIGADLAKKHGESKAIVHAIAAHHEDVPPQSILANLVQAADSLSGARPGARKELLENYVKRLEELEGIATGFRGVAKAYAIQAGREIRVMVDSDRVGDDDTYVLCKDISEKIENNMTYPGQIRVTVIREKRAVGYAK; this is encoded by the coding sequence ATGTTCGAAGCGCTATTTGTTTTGGCGGGTCTCGTTGCCGGAGGGGGCACGGGATACCTGCTGCATAGACATATCTCCGCGAAAAAAGTGGGCGATGCCAACGACCTGGCCAAGCGCATCGTCGAGGAGGCACGCAAGGAAGCGGACGCCCTGAAAAAGGAACTGCGCCTCCAGGCGCAGGACGAGATTTATTCGCAGAAAAAAGAGCAGGAACAGGAGTTCAAGAATCGCGAAAGCGAGCTGAAGAAGCAGGAAACCCGTCTTCAGGAAAAAGAGGAACGCCTGGAATCCAAGCTGGAAAAGGTCGCGGGCAAGGAGTCCGAGGTCAACCAGATGGAGAAGCGGCTCATCAAGCTCGAAAAGGAGCTGGAAGACCGCCGTGAAGACCTCGACCGCCTCTGGGACGAGCACGACCAGAAGCTTCAGGAAATCTCCGGACTGACCAAGGAAGAGGCGCGCGAGCAGCTCATGACGGAGATCGAGTCGCGCACGCGGCACGAGGCCGGCAAGATGGTCCGCGCCATCGAGATGGAAGCCAAGGAGACCGCCGATAAAAAAGCCAAGGAAATTCTTTCCCTGGCGCTCCAGCGCTACGCCGGGGAATATGCGGGCGAGCACACCGTCACCGCCGTGACCCTGCCTTCCGAGGACATGAAGGGCCGGATCATCGGCCGCGAGGGCCGCAACATCCGTGCGCTGGAAGCCGCCACCGGCGTGGACCTGATCATCGACGACACCCCGGAAACCGTGGTGCTCTCCGCGTTCAGCCCGCTGCGCCGCGAAGTGGCCAAGCTCGCGCTCGAACGTCTGATCCACGACGGACGCATCCACCCCGCGCGCATCGAGGACATCGTCAAGAAGGTCGAGCAGGAGCTGGAAGTCAAGCTGCGCGAGATCGGCGAACAGGCCACCTTCGACGTGGGCGTGCACGGCATCCACCCCGATCTGATCAAGCTGCTCGGACAGCTCCAGTACCGCACCAGCTTCTCGCAGAACGTCCTGCACCATTCCCTCGAAGTGGCCTTCCTCTGCGGCATCATGGCCGCCGAGCTGGGACTCGACGAGAAGCAGGCCAAGCGGGCCGGGCTGCTGCACGACATCGGCAAGGCCGTGGACCACGAGATCGAAGGCCCCCACGCCACCATCGGCGCGGACCTGGCCAAGAAGCACGGCGAGTCCAAGGCCATCGTGCACGCCATCGCCGCGCACCACGAGGACGTGCCCCCGCAGTCCATCCTGGCGAACCTGGTCCAGGCCGCAGACTCCCTGTCCGGCGCCCGGCCCGGCGCGCGCAAGGAGCTGCTGGAAAACTACGTCAAGCGTCTTGAAGAGCTGGAAGGCATCGCCACCGGCTTCCGCGGCGTGGCCAAGGCCTACGCCATCCAGGCGGGCCGAGAAATCCGCGTCATGGTCGATTCCGACCGCGTGGGCGACGACGACACCTACGTGCTCTGTAAGGACATCTCCGAAAAGATCGAAAACAACATGACCTATCCCGGTCAGATCCGCGTGACCGTGATCCGCGAGAAGCGCGCCGTGGGATACGCGAAATAA
- a CDS encoding cell division protein ZapA, with protein sequence MPRYSLSLCGLEVTFRTDAEADRIEAAKALLEERVNSLSKSGGSISKDKLLACVALGLADDYLESEASRRRMEERIGELLER encoded by the coding sequence ATGCCGCGCTATTCCCTGTCCCTGTGCGGTCTGGAAGTTACCTTCCGGACCGACGCTGAAGCGGACCGCATCGAAGCCGCCAAGGCCCTGCTTGAAGAGCGAGTGAACAGCTTGAGCAAGAGCGGTGGCAGCATCAGCAAAGATAAGCTGCTCGCGTGCGTTGCCCTCGGGCTGGCGGATGACTATCTTGAGTCGGAAGCCTCCCGAAGGCGGATGGAAGAGCGAATCGGCGAGCTTTTGGAGAGATAA
- a CDS encoding TIGR00282 family metallophosphoesterase — MKILFLGDIVGRPGRKIVKERLPRLRESLGLDMVAANGENASGGLGLSAKNARELLNAGVDVLTSGNHVWKFQDVGSLLRGEARVLRPANYPPGAPGRGVGIYELPGCAPVAVLNVQGRTFMPPVDCPFRCLDALLAEVPDEVRVRLVDFHAEATSEKISLGWHLDDRKSGRVSALAGTHTHVQTNDARVLPGGMGYVTDLGMCGPRDGCLGMKPGPIVQRFLNGLPAKFEVAGGVAVLQGALFDIDESTGRARSVRLVNET; from the coding sequence ATGAAGATACTTTTCCTCGGTGACATCGTGGGCCGTCCCGGCCGCAAGATCGTCAAGGAACGCCTGCCGCGTCTGCGCGAGTCGCTGGGGCTGGACATGGTCGCGGCCAACGGCGAAAATGCTTCCGGCGGCCTGGGCCTGTCCGCGAAGAACGCCCGCGAACTGCTGAACGCGGGCGTGGACGTGCTCACCAGCGGCAACCACGTCTGGAAGTTTCAGGACGTGGGCTCGTTGCTGCGGGGCGAGGCGCGCGTGTTGCGGCCTGCCAACTATCCGCCCGGCGCGCCCGGCAGGGGCGTGGGCATCTACGAGCTGCCGGGCTGCGCTCCCGTGGCCGTGCTCAACGTCCAGGGCCGCACCTTCATGCCGCCTGTGGATTGTCCGTTCCGCTGCCTGGACGCGCTCCTGGCGGAAGTGCCGGACGAGGTGCGCGTGCGGCTGGTGGATTTTCACGCCGAGGCCACAAGCGAGAAGATATCGCTCGGCTGGCATCTGGACGACCGGAAGTCCGGCCGGGTCAGCGCCCTTGCCGGAACGCACACCCATGTGCAGACCAACGACGCGCGCGTGCTGCCGGGCGGCATGGGCTACGTCACGGACCTGGGCATGTGCGGTCCGCGCGACGGCTGCCTGGGCATGAAGCCGGGGCCCATCGTGCAGCGCTTCCTGAACGGTCTGCCGGCAAAATTCGAGGTCGCGGGCGGGGTTGCGGTTTTACAAGGTGCGCTTTTTGACATAGACGAATCCACGGGCCGCGCGCGCAGCGTGCGCCTTGTCAATGAAACTTGA
- a CDS encoding LOG family protein, protein MMRSVCVFLGSCPGSDPVYVARAQELARLVARRGMTLVYGGSNVGCMGKLADAALAEGGRVVGVIPKVLRDKEIAHNGLSELHVVEGMMERKRLLLDLSEGFISIPGGMGTMDEFFEALTWTQLGLHDKPNGLLNVNGYYDHLLAFLEHGADHGFIRPQHRGLWLVDGEPEALLERMEAWKPVRGGKWAERPDLD, encoded by the coding sequence ATGATGCGGAGCGTATGCGTTTTTCTGGGCTCCTGCCCCGGCAGCGACCCCGTCTATGTGGCGCGGGCGCAGGAGCTGGCGCGCCTTGTGGCGCGGCGGGGCATGACCCTGGTCTACGGCGGGTCCAATGTGGGCTGCATGGGCAAGCTAGCGGACGCTGCCCTGGCCGAGGGCGGCCGGGTCGTGGGCGTGATTCCGAAGGTTCTTCGGGACAAGGAAATCGCGCACAACGGCCTCAGCGAACTGCACGTGGTCGAGGGCATGATGGAGCGCAAGCGCCTGCTGCTCGATCTCTCGGAAGGCTTCATCAGCATTCCCGGCGGGATGGGCACCATGGACGAGTTCTTCGAGGCCCTGACCTGGACCCAGCTTGGGCTGCATGACAAGCCCAACGGGCTCTTGAACGTGAACGGATATTACGACCATCTGCTGGCGTTTTTGGAACATGGCGCGGACCACGGCTTCATCCGTCCGCAGCATCGGGGCCTCTGGCTGGTGGACGGCGAGCCCGAAGCGCTGCTGGAGAGGATGGAGGCCTGGAAGCCGGTGCGGGGCGGAAAATGGGCCGAGCGGCCCGATCTGGACTAA